In Asanoa sp. WMMD1127, one genomic interval encodes:
- a CDS encoding SRPBCC family protein, with product MSLGLGVAQLAAPDTMRRISGVDDSATSRAVVPLVGARELVHAAGLLTSRRKGAWTWSRVLGDAMDLTALGMAIAHRDGQRQRRLVGVTGMILGITVLDVLTAVQATRARETVVPPGTRKGGSMELTATTTIRQPVHVVYEFWRDLENLPTFMAHLERVRVTGDRTSRWSAAAPFGTDVAWDAEIIEDVAAEVVAWRSTGDADVPNTGAVRFVRAPDGVSTEVHVVLAYDIPGGAIGKAVARYFGEEPHQQLDDDLRRLKQVLETGEVVRSDGAPWGKRARKEFPQRPAQPLSDAELEKGADQ from the coding sequence ATGAGTCTCGGTCTCGGCGTGGCACAGCTGGCGGCGCCGGACACGATGCGCCGGATCAGCGGCGTGGACGACTCCGCGACGTCGCGGGCGGTGGTGCCGTTGGTCGGTGCGCGCGAGCTCGTGCACGCGGCCGGGCTCCTGACCAGCCGGCGCAAGGGGGCCTGGACGTGGTCCCGGGTCCTGGGTGACGCGATGGACCTGACCGCGCTCGGGATGGCCATCGCCCACCGTGACGGGCAACGCCAGCGGCGGCTCGTCGGTGTGACCGGCATGATCCTCGGAATCACAGTGCTGGACGTACTGACCGCCGTGCAGGCGACGCGGGCGAGAGAGACCGTCGTGCCGCCGGGCACGCGCAAGGGAGGATCCATGGAACTGACGGCCACGACCACCATTCGTCAACCCGTGCACGTGGTGTACGAGTTCTGGCGCGATCTGGAGAACCTACCCACGTTCATGGCGCACCTCGAGCGGGTCCGCGTCACCGGCGACCGCACGAGCCGCTGGTCCGCCGCCGCACCGTTCGGCACGGACGTCGCGTGGGACGCGGAGATCATCGAGGACGTGGCCGCGGAAGTGGTCGCGTGGCGCTCGACCGGCGACGCCGACGTGCCGAACACGGGCGCCGTCCGGTTCGTGCGCGCCCCGGACGGGGTGAGCACCGAGGTCCACGTCGTGCTGGCATACGACATCCCGGGCGGCGCGATCGGCAAGGCGGTCGCCAGGTACTTCGGCGAGGAACCGCACCAGCAGCTCGACGACGACCTGCGCCGCCTCAAGCAGGTGCTGGAGACCGGCGAGGTGGTCCGTTCCGACGGCGCCCCGTGGGGCAAGCGGGCCCGAAAGGAGTTCCCGCAGCGTCCGGCGCAGCCGCTGTCGGACGCCGAGCTCGAGAAGGGAGCGGACCAGTGA
- a CDS encoding zinc-dependent alcohol dehydrogenase: MRANTWAGRNKVEVRDVPDPKILNNRDAIVRITSTAICGSDLHLVDGYVPTMQDGDVLGHEFMGEVIEVGPDVDPDRLRVGDRVVVPFPIACGACAACAAGLFSCCENSNPNAGIAEKMFGHPVAGIFGYSHLTGGFAGGQAQYARVPFADVGPLKIESNMADEQVLFLSDILPTGYMGAEMCDIQPTDVVAVWGAGPVGQFAMDSAAMLGAAQVIAIDKEPYRLQMAEDAGHTPVNFEDVDVRSRLLELTGGRGPDKCIDAVGLEATHGSAHIAAYDRVKQAVRSETERPHALRQAIMACRNGGIVSVIGVYGGLMDKFPAGAWMNRSLTLRTGQCHVQRYMKPLLQRIERGEIDPTRIITHTLPLDEAERGFDIFKNKQENCEKVVLKP, encoded by the coding sequence GTGAGGGCCAACACCTGGGCGGGCCGCAACAAGGTCGAGGTCCGGGACGTGCCGGACCCGAAGATCCTGAACAACCGCGACGCCATCGTACGGATCACCTCCACCGCGATCTGCGGCTCGGACCTGCATCTCGTCGACGGGTACGTACCCACGATGCAGGACGGCGACGTCCTGGGTCACGAGTTCATGGGCGAGGTGATCGAGGTCGGCCCCGACGTCGACCCTGACCGGTTGCGGGTCGGCGACCGGGTCGTCGTGCCGTTCCCGATTGCCTGCGGCGCGTGCGCCGCCTGTGCCGCCGGGTTGTTCTCGTGTTGCGAGAACAGCAATCCGAACGCCGGGATCGCGGAGAAGATGTTCGGGCATCCGGTCGCCGGGATCTTCGGCTACTCGCACCTGACCGGCGGTTTCGCGGGCGGCCAGGCCCAGTACGCGCGAGTGCCGTTCGCCGACGTCGGCCCCCTGAAGATCGAATCCAATATGGCCGACGAGCAGGTGCTGTTCCTGTCCGACATCCTGCCCACTGGCTACATGGGCGCCGAGATGTGCGACATCCAGCCCACCGACGTGGTGGCGGTGTGGGGTGCCGGCCCGGTCGGCCAGTTCGCCATGGACAGCGCCGCCATGCTCGGCGCGGCCCAGGTGATCGCGATCGACAAGGAGCCGTACCGGCTGCAGATGGCCGAGGACGCGGGCCACACGCCCGTGAACTTCGAGGACGTCGACGTCCGGTCCCGGCTGCTGGAGCTCACCGGCGGGCGAGGACCGGACAAGTGCATCGACGCCGTGGGCCTGGAAGCCACGCACGGCAGCGCGCACATCGCCGCGTACGACCGCGTCAAGCAGGCCGTCAGGTCGGAGACCGAACGCCCGCACGCCCTGCGCCAGGCGATCATGGCGTGCCGCAACGGCGGAATCGTCTCGGTCATCGGCGTCTACGGCGGCCTGATGGACAAGTTCCCCGCCGGCGCCTGGATGAACCGATCACTGACCCTGCGTACCGGCCAGTGCCACGTCCAGCGCTACATGAAGCCGCTGCTGCAGCGCATCGAGCGCGGAGAGATCGATCCCACTCGGATCATCACCCACACCCTCCCGCTCGACGAAGCGGAGCGCGGCTTCGACATCTTTAAGAACAAGCAGGAGAACTGCGAAAAGGTCGTTCTGAAACCGTGA